GTGCTTGCTCCTCCAACAACTGACGAATGGCTGGAATCAGATCACTGGCCGCCAGCCCGCGGCCATATTTACCTTGTTGCGCGCCGGCATTGGCGTGCAGCCAGACCGCCAGGCACGCCGCGTCGTATGCGTCCATGCCCTGAGCGAGCAAGGCGCCGACCAGACCGGCCAGCACATCACCCAAACCGGCAGATGCCATGGCCGGATGGCCCTGATGACACAGCGCCAGACGCCCATCGGGGCTGGCGATCAGGCTGCCAGCGCCCTTGAGAACCACCGCCGCTGTATATTTTTTGCTCAACGCATGGGCAGCGGCCGGACGATCGGCCTGAACATCGGCCGTCGACACCCCCAGTAATCGCGCCGCCTCGCCAGGGTGCGGCGTGATAACACTACCTGCGGGCAAACTCACGCCACCTTCGGCCAACAGGTTCAACGCATCGGCGTCCCATACTTGCGGCAGCAGCGCATTGGCCGCGGCCGACAACAGACTGCGCCCCCAGGCGGCCTGCCCCAGCCCTGGGCCGACGACCAGCACCGTGACTCTCTCAAGCAGCCCCATCAATTGATTGGCCGACGAAATGCCGAGCACCATCGCTTCAGGCAAACGCGCCAATGCAGCCGGAACATGCTCGCTGCGAGTGGCCACAGACACCATGCCGGCACCGCTGCGCAAAGCACTTTGTGCACCGAGCAGGATGGCGCCGCCAAAACCGCGATCGCCGCCGATCAGCAATACGTGGCCAAATTTGCCTTTGTGGGAAGTGGGAGCGCGACCAGTCAGACGCGGCACATTACCGGCCGTCAGGCGACGAGCGCTGACCGTGGCCCCGATAAACGTCTCAGGAGCGGCTAGCAGATCATTGAATACCAAGTCGCCAACCACATCCGCAGCGTCACCGGTGAACAGACCCAGCTTCAAGCCGATGAACGTCACCGTCAGGTCGGCTCGAACCGCAATGCCGAGTATGCGGCCCGTATCGGCGCACAGCCCCGAAGGTATATCCACCGCCGCAACCGGTAGCCCACTGGCGTTGATCGCGGCAATGACACTGGCGTATGGCTCGCGTACTTCCCCGGTCAGGCCGGTGCCGAGCAAGGCATCCAGCACAATGCCACGCAGTTCTGAATGCGCGTTCCAGTCTTGAATGGCGACGCCTTCGGCTACTGCCTCGGCATGGGCCGATGCGGCATCGCCCTGCAAACGCCCGGGATCACCGGCGGCCAGCACCCGTACGTGCCAGCCGGCACGTCGGGCCAACACGGCCACCAGATAACCATCGCCCGCATTATTGCCGTGGCCGGCTACCACGCTCAGTTCGTGCCCGGTCGGCCAATGACGGACCAGCGCGCGCCAGGTTGCCCGCGCCGCACGCTGCATCAATTCGAAGCCCGGTGTACCGGCCGCGATCAGGCTCGCATCGAGCCCGCGGACTTGCGCGGCGCTATACAGCGCGTCGGGTAATTCATCTTTAGTGTGCGGCATGCGTCTTCAGGCTCCGATGTCTGGCAGAATTATACGCACCTCAGCTCCGGTTTCTCTCGCCTCATGCCCGCTATTACCACAGACCTGCCCGCCCTCGCCCAATCCATCAAGGACTGGGGCCGCGAGCTGGGCTTTCAGCAAGTCGGCATCAGCGGCCTCGACCTGGCCGAGCATGAGCAGCACCTGGAGCGCTGGCTCGCGGCCGGCTACCACGGCGAAATGGACTACATGGGCGCCCATGGCAGCAAACGTTCGCACCCGGAAGAACTGGTGCCGGGCACCCTGCGGGTCGTTTCCCTGCGCATGGATTACCTGCCGGGCGACACCGAAATGGCCAAACGCCTGGCCGAACCGGAAAAAGCCTACGTCTCGCGTTATGCCTTGGGCCGCGATTACCACAAATTGATCCGTAAACGCGTGCAACAACTGGCGGAAAAAATTCAGGCAGTGATCGGCCCGTTCGGCTATCGCGCCTTTGTCGACAGCGCCCCGGTACTGGAAAAAGCCATCGCCGAACAGGCTGGCCTGGGCTGGATCGGCAAAAACACCCTGGTCTTGAATCGCAAGGCCGGCAGCTACTTCTTCCTCAGCGAACTGTTCGTCGACCTGCCGCTGCCGGTCGACCCGCCTCACGCCACCGAACACTGCGGTCGCTGCACCGCCTGTCTGGACATCTGCCCGACCAACGCCTTCGTCGGTCCGTATGTACTGGACGCCCGGCGCTGCATTTCGTACCTGACCATCGAACTGAAAAGTGCGATCCCCGAAGATTTGCGGCCATTGATCGGCAATCGGGTATTCGGTTGCGATGACTGCCAGATCGTCTGCCCGTGGAACCGCTTCGCCCGACCTTCCGGGGAAAGCGACTTCAAACCCCGGCATAACCTGGACAACGCCGAACTGGCCGAGCTGTTCATGTGGGACGAAGAAAAATTCCTCAGCAGTACTGAGGGTTCGCCGTTACGGCGGGCCGGTTACGAGCGCTGGTTGCGCAATCTGGCGGTCGGCTTGGGTAATGCGCCGTCGAGCATTCCGGTGCTGGAAGCGCTGAAGGCCCGACGGGATTATCCGTCGGAGCTGGTACGCGAGCACGTCGAATGGGCGCTGAAACAACACGGACTCGCGTAGGGTCAGGCCTCGTCGTTATAAACGAACTTGGGCATTTCCCAGTGGAAACGGATCGCCAGCAAGCGCAGCAGGAAGCCACCGAACAGGGTGATCAGGATTGCCTGTTCACCGGGTAATTGCAGATAGATGCAGAGCAGATAGCACCACGCAGCGGCAAACGAGACGCTGGCGTAGAGTTCGCGGCGGAAGATCAACGGGATGTCGTTACAGAAAATGTCCCGCAGGATGCCGCCAAACACCCCGGTGATCACCCCGCTGACCGAGGCCACCAGCATGCCGTGGCCCATTTCCAGCGCCGTCATGCAGCCGATCAGGGTGAATGCCACCAGGCCCACCGCGTCGAGCACCAGAAACAGCGAACGCAGATGACGCATCCAGCGGGCGATGAAGATCGTCAGCATCGCCGCGACGGAGGTCAGCACCAGGTATTCCGGGTGTTTGACCCAGGTCAGCGGGTAGTGGCCGAGCAACACGTCGCGTACCGAACCGCCGCCCAGCGCCGTGACGCATGCAATCAACACCACGCCAAACCAGTCCATGCCGCGACGCCCCGCAGACAGGGCGCCAGTCATGGCTTCGGCGGTAATGGCGATCAGGTAGAGCATCAGCAACATAGTGGCGGTCCTTACAGGAAGGCGCGCAGTCTACTCAGATCGTCAGGGCACCAAAAGGGGGCAAGCTCCCTCGCCACAAAAGCCTTACCTTTTACCTATCAGAACTTGATGAAATTCTTGCGGTAGTGCTGCAACTCAGCGATCGATTCGCGGATGTCGTCCAGGGCCAGGTGGGTGCTGCCCTTTTTGAAGCTGTCGCGTACGTCCGGTGCCCAGCGAGCGGCCAGCTCTTTGAGGGTCGACACATCGAGGTTGCGGTAGTGGAAATAGCTTTCCAGCGACTTCATGTGGGTATAAAGGAAGCGACGGTCCTGGCAGATGCTGTTGCCACAGATCGGCGACTTGCCCTTCGGCACCCATTTTTCCAGGAAGGCGATGGTCTCGGCTTCGGCTTCGGCCATGCTGATGCGGCTGTCGCGAACCCGCTGGGTCAGCCCGGAGCCGCCATGCTGACGGGTATTCCACTCATCCATGCCAGCGAGAATCTCGTCGCTGTGATGGATGGCGATCACCGGACCTTCGGCCAAGGTGTTCAAATTACTGTCGGTGACGATAGTGGCCATCTCGATGATGACGTCGGTATCAGGGTTCAGACCGGTCATTTCCAGGTCGATCCAGATCAGGTTCAGCGGGTTTTGCATGAGTCGGCTCCTCGGCGTAGGTGCGCAGTTTAGCCTAGGGGAGGCCACCGGGCGTGCTAAACTCGCGGCCGTTTTACCTAATCGCTGCATTCTCGATACGGAACACCCATGGCCAAACGCCAACTCAATCGTCGTCAAAACTGGCGCATCGAAAAGATTCAGGGCGAGCGCGCTGCCCGCGCCGCCAAACGCGAGTCCTCGGCTGTCGAGGCCCTCGAAGGCGGCGACCTGGGTCCGGAACAGACGGGCCTGGTGATCGCGCACTTCGGTGTGCAGGTCGAAGTCGAGGCCCTCGATGGCGAATTGGCCGGCCAGGTGTTCCGCTGTCATTTGCGCGCCAACCTGCCAGCGCTGGTGACCGGCGATCAGGTCGTGTGGCGTGCCGGCAACCAGGGCATCGGCGTGATCGTGGCGCAACTGCCGCGCAAAACCGAGCTCTGCCGCCCGGATAGCCGTGGCCAGCTCAAGCCGGTGGCGGCCAACGTCGACATGATCGTCATCGTCTTCGCGCCGCTGCCCGAGCCTCATGCCAACTTGATCGACCGTTATCTGGTCGCTGCGGAACACGCCGGTATTCGGCCGTTGCTGCTGCTGAACAAATTCGACCTGATCGACGAGCAGAACGCCCCGGCGCTGAATGCCTTGCTGGCGGTTTACCGCACGCTGGGTTATCCGGTGCTGGAAGTCTCGGCGCACCACGGCAATGGCATGGAGCAGTTGCAGAAGCAGCTGGACGGGCACATCAGCGTGTTCGTCGGCCAGTCCGGCGTCGGCAAGTCGTCGCTGGTCAACAGCTTGCTGCCGGAAGTCGACACCCGCGTCGGCCCGCTGTCCGAGCTGTCGGGCCAGGGCACCCACACCACCACCACCGCGCGGTTGTTCCACTTCCCCGGTGGCGGTGAGTTGATCGACTCCCCAGGTATTCGTGAGTTCGGCCTGGGCCACGTCAGCCGTGCCGACGTCGAAGCCGGTTTCATCGAGTTCAACGACTTGATCGGCACCTGCCGCTTCCGCGACTGCAAGCACGACCGCGAGCCGGGTTGCGCCTTGCTCAAGGCTTTGGAAGAGGGCCGCGTGCAGCAGCAACGGATGAACAGCTACCGCTCGATCATCGCTAGCCTGCCCGAAACCAGCTACTAAACAGACGTGCCAGCCGCCCCTGACTCGTACGGGGCGGTGGTCGTTCGTGGCATCCCACAAAAACCCCCTCAATTAAACGTCAGACCTCTCTGTAAGGCTTCTTCGCGCCTGCCTGAAGGACGCGTCTCTTTAACCGCCAAGGCCTTGTTGCGGCCATTCAAGTGCATACATTCGAGCCCTCATCGCATTTCTGGCGATACCGAGGGACAGCCATGCAAACCTATCATTTGTTCATCAGCCACTCGTGGAACTACTCAGACGCCCACGACAATCTGGTCCGCCTGCTCAATGCAAAACCCGGCTTCACGTTCAAGAATTTTTCGGTGCCACCGGACAATCCGATCATCGGCGCGAAAACCGACAAACAACTTGAAGAAGCCATCGAAAACAAAATTCGGCTCTGCTCGGCAGTGCTGATCATGGCAGGCATGTATTCCACCTACAGCAAGTGGATCAACAAGGAAATCGAGATCGCCAAGCGCATGAACAAGGTGATTATCGCGGTCAAGCCGTTTGGTGCGGAGCGGATTTCCACGGTGGTACGCCGGGCGGCGCACGCGGAATGTGCGTGGAACACCAATAGCATCATCGGTGCCATTCGCACTCATGCAGCGGGGTGAACCATGCGCAAGGGACTGTTCATCGGCATTAATAACTACAGCCATGTTTCGCAATTGAGTGGTTGCAACAACGACGCGATGGCCATGGCTTCGGTGCTGAAAACCGACGCCAATGGCGATCCGAATTTCAAGAACCTGGTGCTGACCTCCGCCGAAGATTATCTGAGTCGTGAAAAGCTCGAAGGGCATATCCAGGAATTGTTTTCAGGCGATTGCAGCGTTGCACTGCTGTACTTCGCCGGCCACGGCAACTTCGACATCGATACGGACGAAGGCATGCTGATCCCCCAGGACTACAAATCCGCCAAGGATGGAATTCGCATCAGCGACATCCTGAATTGGGCGACCAAAGCCGTAAAAATCAAAAACAAAGTGATTATTCTCGACTGCTGTCAGGCTGGCTCGGCGGGCGAAGTGCGGGCGCTGCGCAGCGAAAGCAGCATGGTGTGCGAAGGCATGACCATCCTCACCGCGTGCAAAAAGGAAGAGCCGGCCATGGAAGGCGCCAACCACGGCGTCTTCACCGGGCTGTTGCTGCAGGCACTGCACGGCGGCGCCGCGAACATCCTGGGGAAAATCACGCCCGGCAGCCTCTATTCATTCGTCGACAACGCTCTCGACGCGTGGGAACAGCGCCCAGTGTTCAAGACCAATGTGTCGCAGTTCATTTCATTGCGAGAAGTCTCGCCGCTGATCCCCAAAGAGATTCTGCGCAAACTGCCCGATTGGTTCGAAGAGGCGGAATCAATGTTCGCCCTCGACCCCAGCTACGAACCTACCGAAGCCACGTTCGACCCGGAGCACGGTGAAGTGTTCGCCCAACTGCAAAAGTGCAACCGCCACAGCCTGATCGAACCGGTGGACGCCGAACACATGTACTACGCCGCCCTCCACTCCACCGGCTGTCGCCTCACCGCCCTCGGCGCCTATTACCGCGAACTCGCGATCAAGGGACATTTTTGATGCCTGTGTTTATCAGTTACCGCCACACCGACCGCGCCCAGGCGATGGCCATCAATGCGCGCCTGAAACTAGCGAACATCAAGACCTATCTCGACGTGTTGGACACCGAATCCCAGCAAACCGACGACATCACCGCCGTCATCACCCGCAACATTACCGAATGCACGCACTTGCTGGCGGTGGTCTCGCAGGAGACTGCCATGTCCTGGTGGGTGCCGTTTGAAATCGGCGAAGCAACCATCAGTGATCGCAGGATCTGCTCTTACAAGATCGGTCCCAGCGCACTGCCGCTGTACCTGGATAAATGGCCGAAGTTGAGTGGTGATACCGATCTCGACTTTTTTATCGATGCCTACCGCAAAGAGGCCATGTTGGAGCGCTCGACAGGAATAGAGTCTTTCAGCGAATCCATTCGCGGCACCTTCAAGCGTAATGCCGATCTGTTCCATGACCAGCTCAAGGACCGCATTCGTCGCGGTTACTGATCCGCACAAAAAAGCCGCGATGTTCGCGGCTTTCTGATTTTCAGTGCTGATCTCGATCATTTTCGTAAAGCCACGAAAATGATCAGTAGCATGGTCACTGCTTGGGCGCCTCACCCGGTTTCGGCACAGGATCATCAAACAGATTCAACCGCTCCCGAAGCTCATGGGCCGGCAGCGGTTCCTTATCCGCCGGCAAGGCATTCGGATCGGCTGGCGGCGCGGGCACTTCGCCTGGGCCACCCTGCCCTTGCGTTGGCACTGGCGCAGGTTCGGCACCTTGCGAACCTTCGATGGCTCGCTGGGCTTTCTTGGTCAGCACGACGATGTCGATGCGACGGTTGACCGGGTTGAACGGGTTCTCCCGGTCGAACAGCGCTGACGAGGCGTAGCCCACGACTCGCGCCACTTGTGAATCCGGGTAGCTGCCGGCGATCAACGCACGGCGAGCCGCGTTGGCGCGGTTGGCCGAGAGCTCCCAGTTGCCGAAGTCGCCGGTGCCCGAGTACGGCTTGGCATCTGTGTGGCCGCTGATGCTGATCTTGTTCGGCACCGCCTTGATGGTGTCGGCCATGGCCAGCAGGATGTCTTCGAAATACGGCTTCAGACGCGCACTGCCGGAGTCGAACATCGGGCGGTTTTCGGCGTCCACTATCTGGATGCGCAAACCGTCCTGAGTGATCTCGAAGAGGATCTGGTCCTTGAACTTCTGCAACTGCGGGTTTTCTTCGACCTTGTTCTGCAGCTCTTGCAGCAGCAATTCCAGGCGTTCCTTCTCGACCAGCTCGGCCATGCCTTCGACCTGTTCAGAGTCGATCGTCACCTTGTCCGGCTGGGGCTGGGATTTCACCTCGGGGTTGAGGGTGTTCTCCGGTGCCAGGGTCGGCGAGCCGCCCAGATCGATGATGTATGGCGTGCCACTTTCGCTAAAACCGACCGGGTCCTTGAAGTAACCGGCGATGGCGATCTTCTGTTCCGGTGTTGCGGTGGACAACAGCCATAGCACCAGGAAGAACGCCATCATCGCCGTTGCGAAGTCCGCGAAGGCGATTTTCCAGGAGCCCCCGTGATGCCCGCCCGCGTACTTTTTGACGCGCTTGATGATTATCGGCTGGTTATTTTCCATGACTTAGCGACCGCGAACCGCTTGTTCCAGCTCAGCGAAGCTAGGACGGTGCGCCGGGTACAGAACCTTGCGACCGAATTCCACCGCCAGCGATGGCGGCATGCCGGAAGCCGAAGCCACCAGCGAGGCCTTGATGGCTTCGTAGACGTTCAGTTCTTCCTTGGCGTCGTGGCCCAGGGCGTGTGCCAGCGGGCCAAAGAAACCGTAGGCCGCGAGAATACCGAAGAAGGTACCTACCAGAGCCGCACCCACGTGCAGGCCAATCATTTTCTGGTCGCTTTCACCCAACGAAGCCATGGTCACCACGATACCCAATACCGCCGCGACGATACCGAAGCCCGGCATGGCATCGGCGATGCCGTTGACGGCGTGGGAGGGGTGATCCAGGTCTTCCTTGAGGCTGGTCAGTTCCATGTCGAACAAGCCTTCAAGCTCATGGGGCGCCATGTTGCCGGAGGACATGATGCGCAGGTAATCGCAGATGTACGCGGTCATGCGGTCATCTTTCAGGACTGCTGGATACTTGGCGAAGATCGGGCTCGCAGCGGCATCTTCGATGTCGCCTTCGATGGCCATCATGCCTTCGCGACGGCTCTTGTTGAGAATCTCGTAAATCAGCCCCAGCACTTCCAGGTAGAAGGTGTGGTTGAAACGCGAACTGAACATGCCCAAGGACTTCTTGAGCACGTGCATCGTCATATGACCGGGGTTGGCCTGCAGGAATGCACCAAGGGCCGCGCCACCGATAATCATCACCTCGAAAGGCTGGATGAGGGCGGCAATCTTGCCGTGGGAAAGCACGTATCCGCCGAGCACGCTCGCGAATACGACGATGATGCCGATAATTTTAGCCATAGGTAGGAGAGCACTTACTGAGTCGGGTTCAAGGTCATATTCGGAAGTTAAAAAATCTCTTCTTCTACTTATCGGCAAAACTGCGCCAGACTATAGCCAGTTCAGGCGAAAAGCTAATTTGACCCGCTCAGGGATAGGGTAAAGCAGACGATGATCGCGTCCAGACATGGCTAACGAAACGAACGTCCCAATGCCAAAACCGACCACGCTCGAAGGCTGGGTCAAGCTTCTCGATGGTGTGCGCCTGCCGGTTCCGCAAGCCAGTCACGACCGGGTCTGCAAAGCCATCCGCGATAGCCGCAGCTCACTGCGCGACATTGCCGAATTGATGCAGGACAGCCCGGCCCTGGCCTTGAGCGTAATTCGCGAAGCCAATCGCCACACCCATGGCAGCATGGCCACGCCGGCTGAAAACCTTGAGGTGGCGATCAATCGCCTCGGTTTGAAACGCACCGAAGAATTGCTCGAGCGCTTGCCCGCCGCCCCCCAATCGGAAATCCCCGCCGCCCTGCGCCAGCTTCAGTTGATCAGCCAGCACGCCACTCAACAGGCCAACGGTTTTTTTGCCAGTCGCCTGGCGCGGTTGTGGCAAGACATCCACTGGGGCAGTCTGCTGTTTCTTTCGCCACTGTGGCCCATGGCGTTGACCCATCCGCAGTTGCTTGAAGAATGGGAGCTGCGGGTCATCCATAAAGGTGAGTCGGCGCGCAAAGTCGAAAAGCAATTGTTCGGCGTGTGTCTGCTGGAAATCTGTCTGGCGCTGGTGGATACCTGGCGTTTGCCGATCTGGGTGCAGCAGGGTTATCGGCTGCTGCGGAGCGAACAACGCGAACTGGTGAAAGTCCTGCG
This genomic stretch from Pseudomonas wuhanensis harbors:
- a CDS encoding toll/interleukin-1 receptor domain-containing protein, which encodes MPVFISYRHTDRAQAMAINARLKLANIKTYLDVLDTESQQTDDITAVITRNITECTHLLAVVSQETAMSWWVPFEIGEATISDRRICSYKIGPSALPLYLDKWPKLSGDTDLDFFIDAYRKEAMLERSTGIESFSESIRGTFKRNADLFHDQLKDRIRRGY
- a CDS encoding NAD(P)H-hydrate dehydratase, with product MPHTKDELPDALYSAAQVRGLDASLIAAGTPGFELMQRAARATWRALVRHWPTGHELSVVAGHGNNAGDGYLVAVLARRAGWHVRVLAAGDPGRLQGDAASAHAEAVAEGVAIQDWNAHSELRGIVLDALLGTGLTGEVREPYASVIAAINASGLPVAAVDIPSGLCADTGRILGIAVRADLTVTFIGLKLGLFTGDAADVVGDLVFNDLLAAPETFIGATVSARRLTAGNVPRLTGRAPTSHKGKFGHVLLIGGDRGFGGAILLGAQSALRSGAGMVSVATRSEHVPAALARLPEAMVLGISSANQLMGLLERVTVLVVGPGLGQAAWGRSLLSAAANALLPQVWDADALNLLAEGGVSLPAGSVITPHPGEAARLLGVSTADVQADRPAAAHALSKKYTAAVVLKGAGSLIASPDGRLALCHQGHPAMASAGLGDVLAGLVGALLAQGMDAYDAACLAVWLHANAGAQQGKYGRGLAASDLIPAIRQLLEEQAPCLK
- the motB gene encoding flagellar motor protein MotB, with amino-acid sequence MENNQPIIIKRVKKYAGGHHGGSWKIAFADFATAMMAFFLVLWLLSTATPEQKIAIAGYFKDPVGFSESGTPYIIDLGGSPTLAPENTLNPEVKSQPQPDKVTIDSEQVEGMAELVEKERLELLLQELQNKVEENPQLQKFKDQILFEITQDGLRIQIVDAENRPMFDSGSARLKPYFEDILLAMADTIKAVPNKISISGHTDAKPYSGTGDFGNWELSANRANAARRALIAGSYPDSQVARVVGYASSALFDRENPFNPVNRRIDIVVLTKKAQRAIEGSQGAEPAPVPTQGQGGPGEVPAPPADPNALPADKEPLPAHELRERLNLFDDPVPKPGEAPKQ
- the orn gene encoding oligoribonuclease, whose translation is MQNPLNLIWIDLEMTGLNPDTDVIIEMATIVTDSNLNTLAEGPVIAIHHSDEILAGMDEWNTRQHGGSGLTQRVRDSRISMAEAEAETIAFLEKWVPKGKSPICGNSICQDRRFLYTHMKSLESYFHYRNLDVSTLKELAARWAPDVRDSFKKGSTHLALDDIRESIAELQHYRKNFIKF
- the motA gene encoding flagellar motor stator protein MotA codes for the protein MAKIIGIIVVFASVLGGYVLSHGKIAALIQPFEVMIIGGAALGAFLQANPGHMTMHVLKKSLGMFSSRFNHTFYLEVLGLIYEILNKSRREGMMAIEGDIEDAAASPIFAKYPAVLKDDRMTAYICDYLRIMSSGNMAPHELEGLFDMELTSLKEDLDHPSHAVNGIADAMPGFGIVAAVLGIVVTMASLGESDQKMIGLHVGAALVGTFFGILAAYGFFGPLAHALGHDAKEELNVYEAIKASLVASASGMPPSLAVEFGRKVLYPAHRPSFAELEQAVRGR
- a CDS encoding caspase family protein, translating into MRKGLFIGINNYSHVSQLSGCNNDAMAMASVLKTDANGDPNFKNLVLTSAEDYLSREKLEGHIQELFSGDCSVALLYFAGHGNFDIDTDEGMLIPQDYKSAKDGIRISDILNWATKAVKIKNKVIILDCCQAGSAGEVRALRSESSMVCEGMTILTACKKEEPAMEGANHGVFTGLLLQALHGGAANILGKITPGSLYSFVDNALDAWEQRPVFKTNVSQFISLREVSPLIPKEILRKLPDWFEEAESMFALDPSYEPTEATFDPEHGEVFAQLQKCNRHSLIEPVDAEHMYYAALHSTGCRLTALGAYYRELAIKGHF
- a CDS encoding trimeric intracellular cation channel family protein — its product is MLLMLYLIAITAEAMTGALSAGRRGMDWFGVVLIACVTALGGGSVRDVLLGHYPLTWVKHPEYLVLTSVAAMLTIFIARWMRHLRSLFLVLDAVGLVAFTLIGCMTALEMGHGMLVASVSGVITGVFGGILRDIFCNDIPLIFRRELYASVSFAAAWCYLLCIYLQLPGEQAILITLFGGFLLRLLAIRFHWEMPKFVYNDEA
- the rsgA gene encoding small ribosomal subunit biogenesis GTPase RsgA → MAKRQLNRRQNWRIEKIQGERAARAAKRESSAVEALEGGDLGPEQTGLVIAHFGVQVEVEALDGELAGQVFRCHLRANLPALVTGDQVVWRAGNQGIGVIVAQLPRKTELCRPDSRGQLKPVAANVDMIVIVFAPLPEPHANLIDRYLVAAEHAGIRPLLLLNKFDLIDEQNAPALNALLAVYRTLGYPVLEVSAHHGNGMEQLQKQLDGHISVFVGQSGVGKSSLVNSLLPEVDTRVGPLSELSGQGTHTTTTARLFHFPGGGELIDSPGIREFGLGHVSRADVEAGFIEFNDLIGTCRFRDCKHDREPGCALLKALEEGRVQQQRMNSYRSIIASLPETSY
- a CDS encoding TIR domain-containing protein, whose protein sequence is MQTYHLFISHSWNYSDAHDNLVRLLNAKPGFTFKNFSVPPDNPIIGAKTDKQLEEAIENKIRLCSAVLIMAGMYSTYSKWINKEIEIAKRMNKVIIAVKPFGAERISTVVRRAAHAECAWNTNSIIGAIRTHAAG
- the queG gene encoding tRNA epoxyqueuosine(34) reductase QueG, encoding MPAITTDLPALAQSIKDWGRELGFQQVGISGLDLAEHEQHLERWLAAGYHGEMDYMGAHGSKRSHPEELVPGTLRVVSLRMDYLPGDTEMAKRLAEPEKAYVSRYALGRDYHKLIRKRVQQLAEKIQAVIGPFGYRAFVDSAPVLEKAIAEQAGLGWIGKNTLVLNRKAGSYFFLSELFVDLPLPVDPPHATEHCGRCTACLDICPTNAFVGPYVLDARRCISYLTIELKSAIPEDLRPLIGNRVFGCDDCQIVCPWNRFARPSGESDFKPRHNLDNAELAELFMWDEEKFLSSTEGSPLRRAGYERWLRNLAVGLGNAPSSIPVLEALKARRDYPSELVREHVEWALKQHGLA